In the Setaria italica strain Yugu1 chromosome VI, Setaria_italica_v2.0, whole genome shotgun sequence genome, one interval contains:
- the LOC101786635 gene encoding phosphatidylinositol/phosphatidylcholine transfer protein SFH13 isoform X1, whose protein sequence is MSVRRRSTSMEGLFTLDDRKERRSDVENSEDERRRLSIGSLKKKALNASNKLTHSLKKRGKRKVEHRASSFTIEDVRDEQEERAVFTFQQELLNRNLLPDKHNDYHLLLRFLKARKFDIEKAIQMWSEMLQWRKEFGADTILEDFNFEELDEVLCYYPQGYHGVDRQGRPVYIERLGKVEPNKLMHITTVDRYMKYHVQEFEKAFRDRFPACSIAAKRHIDSTTTILDVDGVGLKNFSKTARDMLSRMQKIDSDYYPETLHQMFVVNAGSGFKLLWNSVKGFLDPKTASKIHVLGTKFQNRLLEVIDASQLPEFLGGTCTCAAEGGCLRSNKGPWNDPNIMKFAHNKEAKFTRHTRRLSEIEQRRSSFARLHLLKGRNSDTSTVESGSDIDDLGSPMMRSTVGCSRLAPVREEMQMRGRDSAAYYSCDDHFVVVDKTVDYGRGGSMSDKSRASEPRAKVRPLDTSTATHMAGPSTNRRGTVVPKDVLDEGTFHRFIKLLLALIVKGFAFFHIAYGQQETTVNNPLPPAEPEPVSDDYPAVETFSVDHISPIIERLQRLEGKVDELGSKPPEIPLEKERSLLESWDRIKCIESDLERTKKVLQATVMKQLEIAESLEEVIRSNLRRRRFCA, encoded by the exons ATGTCAG TGCGGCGGCGCTCAACAAGCATGGAAGGGCTGTTCACGCTTGATGACAGGAAAGAACGGAGGTCCGATGTGGAGAACTCAGAGGACGAGAGAAGGCGGCTATCCATTGGGTCACTGAAGAAAAAGGCACTGAATGCATCAAACAAGCTCACACATTCACTTAAGAAGAGGGGAAAAAGAAAGGTGGAGCATCGGGCCTCGTCCTTCACAATCGAAGATGTCAGGGACGAGCAAGAGGAGCGTGCTGTCTTTACCTTCCAACAAGAACTTTTGAACAGGAACTTGCTGCCTGACAAGCATAATGATTATCACTTGCTGCTGAG GTTTTTGAAGGCTAGAAAATTTGACATCGAGAAGGCAATCCAAATGTGGTCTGAGATGCTCCAGTGGAGGAAAGAGTTTGGAGCGGATACAATACTAGAG GACTTCAATTTTGAAGAGCTAGACGAGGTGCTATGCTATTATCCTCAGGGCTACCATGGAGTTGACAGGCAGGGAAGACCAGTATACATTGAAAGATTGGGGAAAGTGGAACCAAACAAACTGATGCACATTACTACGGTTGACCGCTACATGAAGTATCATGTGCAAGAATTTGAGAAAGCCTTCAGGGACAGGTTTCCTGCGTGCTCTATTGCAGCGAAAAGGCATATTGATTCGACAACCACTATACTAGATGTTGATGGCGTG GGTCTCAAGAACTTCAGCAAAACAGCAAGAGATATGTTAAGTAGAATGCAGAAGATTGACAGTGACTATTATCCTGAG ACACTGCATCAGATGTTTGTTGTGAATGCTGGTAGTGGTTTCAAGCTACTATGGAACTCTGTGAAAGGCTTTCTTGACCCCAAAACTGCTTCAAAGATACAT GTTTTGGGAACAAAGTTTCAGAACAGACTTCTTGAAGTAATAGATGCAAG CCAACTTCCTGAATTTTTGGGTGGGACATGCACCTGTGCTGCTGAGGGAGGATGTCTCAGGTCTAACAAAGGTCCATGGAATGATCCAAATATTATGAAG TTTGCACATAACAAGGAAGCAAAATTTACAAGACATACCAGGCGTTTATCCGAGATTGAGCAAAGGAGGAGTTCGTTTGCTAGGCTGCATCTTTTGAAG GGTAGAAATAGTGACACATCAACTGTGGAGTCAGGATCTGACATTGATGATCTAGGTTCTCCGATGATGAGAAGCACAGTGGGGTGTAGTCGATTGGCTCCAGTCCGTGAAGAG ATGCAGATGAGAGGACGAGACTCTGCAGCTTATTATAGTTGCGATGATCACTTTGTTGTGGTGGACAAAACGGTTGACTATGGTCGAGGAGGATCAATGTCAGATAAAAGCAGAGCTTCAGAACCAAGAGCTAAAGTTCGGCCACTGGATACCAGCACAGCAACACACATGGCAG GTCCCTCAACTAATAGACGAGGTACGGTAGTACCTAAAGATGTTTTGGATGAAGGAACATTCCATCGCTTCATCAAATTACTTCTGGCTTTGATTGTCAAAGGCTTTGCCTTCTTCCACATAGCATATGGTCAGCAGGAGACGACGGTCAACAACCCACTACCTCCAGCTGAACCGGAACCCGTGTCTGATGATTATCCAGCAGTAGAGACTTTCAGTGTAGACCACATCAGTCCTATCATAGAGCGCCTTCAGAGGCTCGAAGGGAAGGTTGATGAACTTGGCAGCAAGCCCCCAGAGATTCCCCTGGAGAAAGAACGATCTCTGTTGGAGTCATGGGATAGAATAAAATGTATCGAGTCTGATCTGGAGCGAACAAAGAAG GTGTTGCAAGCTACGGTGATGAAGCAACTGGAAATTGCGGAATCACTAGAGGAAGTGATTAGGTCAAATCTAAGG AGGCGGAGATTCTGTGCATAA
- the LOC101786635 gene encoding phosphatidylinositol/phosphatidylcholine transfer protein SFH13 isoform X2, with protein MSVRRRSTSMEGLFTLDDRKERRSDVENSEDERRRLSIGSLKKKALNASNKLTHSLKKRGKRKVEHRASSFTIEDVRDEQEERAVFTFQQELLNRNLLPDKHNDYHLLLRFLKARKFDIEKAIQMWSEMLQWRKEFGADTILEDFNFEELDEVLCYYPQGYHGVDRQGRPVYIERLGKVEPNKLMHITTVDRYMKYHVQEFEKAFRDRFPACSIAAKRHIDSTTTILDVDGVGLKNFSKTARDMLSRMQKIDSDYYPETLHQMFVVNAGSGFKLLWNSVKGFLDPKTASKIHVLGTKFQNRLLEVIDASQLPEFLGGTCTCAAEGGCLRSNKGPWNDPNIMKFAHNKEAKFTRHTRRLSEIEQRRSSFARLHLLKGRNSDTSTVESGSDIDDLGSPMMRSTVGCSRLAPVREEMRGRDSAAYYSCDDHFVVVDKTVDYGRGGSMSDKSRASEPRAKVRPLDTSTATHMAGPSTNRRGTVVPKDVLDEGTFHRFIKLLLALIVKGFAFFHIAYGQQETTVNNPLPPAEPEPVSDDYPAVETFSVDHISPIIERLQRLEGKVDELGSKPPEIPLEKERSLLESWDRIKCIESDLERTKKVLQATVMKQLEIAESLEEVIRSNLRRRRFCA; from the exons ATGTCAG TGCGGCGGCGCTCAACAAGCATGGAAGGGCTGTTCACGCTTGATGACAGGAAAGAACGGAGGTCCGATGTGGAGAACTCAGAGGACGAGAGAAGGCGGCTATCCATTGGGTCACTGAAGAAAAAGGCACTGAATGCATCAAACAAGCTCACACATTCACTTAAGAAGAGGGGAAAAAGAAAGGTGGAGCATCGGGCCTCGTCCTTCACAATCGAAGATGTCAGGGACGAGCAAGAGGAGCGTGCTGTCTTTACCTTCCAACAAGAACTTTTGAACAGGAACTTGCTGCCTGACAAGCATAATGATTATCACTTGCTGCTGAG GTTTTTGAAGGCTAGAAAATTTGACATCGAGAAGGCAATCCAAATGTGGTCTGAGATGCTCCAGTGGAGGAAAGAGTTTGGAGCGGATACAATACTAGAG GACTTCAATTTTGAAGAGCTAGACGAGGTGCTATGCTATTATCCTCAGGGCTACCATGGAGTTGACAGGCAGGGAAGACCAGTATACATTGAAAGATTGGGGAAAGTGGAACCAAACAAACTGATGCACATTACTACGGTTGACCGCTACATGAAGTATCATGTGCAAGAATTTGAGAAAGCCTTCAGGGACAGGTTTCCTGCGTGCTCTATTGCAGCGAAAAGGCATATTGATTCGACAACCACTATACTAGATGTTGATGGCGTG GGTCTCAAGAACTTCAGCAAAACAGCAAGAGATATGTTAAGTAGAATGCAGAAGATTGACAGTGACTATTATCCTGAG ACACTGCATCAGATGTTTGTTGTGAATGCTGGTAGTGGTTTCAAGCTACTATGGAACTCTGTGAAAGGCTTTCTTGACCCCAAAACTGCTTCAAAGATACAT GTTTTGGGAACAAAGTTTCAGAACAGACTTCTTGAAGTAATAGATGCAAG CCAACTTCCTGAATTTTTGGGTGGGACATGCACCTGTGCTGCTGAGGGAGGATGTCTCAGGTCTAACAAAGGTCCATGGAATGATCCAAATATTATGAAG TTTGCACATAACAAGGAAGCAAAATTTACAAGACATACCAGGCGTTTATCCGAGATTGAGCAAAGGAGGAGTTCGTTTGCTAGGCTGCATCTTTTGAAG GGTAGAAATAGTGACACATCAACTGTGGAGTCAGGATCTGACATTGATGATCTAGGTTCTCCGATGATGAGAAGCACAGTGGGGTGTAGTCGATTGGCTCCAGTCCGTGAAGAG ATGAGAGGACGAGACTCTGCAGCTTATTATAGTTGCGATGATCACTTTGTTGTGGTGGACAAAACGGTTGACTATGGTCGAGGAGGATCAATGTCAGATAAAAGCAGAGCTTCAGAACCAAGAGCTAAAGTTCGGCCACTGGATACCAGCACAGCAACACACATGGCAG GTCCCTCAACTAATAGACGAGGTACGGTAGTACCTAAAGATGTTTTGGATGAAGGAACATTCCATCGCTTCATCAAATTACTTCTGGCTTTGATTGTCAAAGGCTTTGCCTTCTTCCACATAGCATATGGTCAGCAGGAGACGACGGTCAACAACCCACTACCTCCAGCTGAACCGGAACCCGTGTCTGATGATTATCCAGCAGTAGAGACTTTCAGTGTAGACCACATCAGTCCTATCATAGAGCGCCTTCAGAGGCTCGAAGGGAAGGTTGATGAACTTGGCAGCAAGCCCCCAGAGATTCCCCTGGAGAAAGAACGATCTCTGTTGGAGTCATGGGATAGAATAAAATGTATCGAGTCTGATCTGGAGCGAACAAAGAAG GTGTTGCAAGCTACGGTGATGAAGCAACTGGAAATTGCGGAATCACTAGAGGAAGTGATTAGGTCAAATCTAAGG AGGCGGAGATTCTGTGCATAA